In a genomic window of Littorina saxatilis isolate snail1 linkage group LG6, US_GU_Lsax_2.0, whole genome shotgun sequence:
- the LOC138968324 gene encoding cysteine-rich hydrophobic domain-containing protein 2-like produces the protein MADFDTIYEERDEEENTLDNSSVTVSDPIIIRGGGNVTIFGLSNKFETEFPQGLGAKVAPEEFRATILRINSVLRKALPINVKWLFCGCVCCCCTLGCSLWPVVCLSKRTRHAIEKVLDWENSHLYHKLGLHWRLSKQRCDSSSMMEYVLYIEFIPKIPIFRPD, from the exons ATGGCCGACTTTGACACAATCTAcgaagagagagatgaagaagaAAACACGTTGGACAACTCATCGGTCACAGTTTCAGACCCGATAATCATTCGAGGCGGAGGAAATGTCACAAT ATTTGGTCTCAGTAACAAGTTTGAGACAGAGTTTCCTCAGGGACTGGGTGCAAAG GTTGCCCCAGAAGAGTTTCGTGCCACAATTCTTCGAATCAACAGTGTACTACGCAAAGCACTGCCGATCAACGTCAAGTGGTTGTTTtgcggttgtgtgtgttgctgcTGCACTCTCGGCTGCTCCCTATGGCCGGTTGTATGTCTCAGTAAAAGG ACCCGACATGCCATTGAGAAAGTGTTAGATTGGGAGAATAGTCATTTGTATCACAAG CTGGGACTTCACTGGCGGTTAAGCAAACAAAGATGTGATTCAAGTAGTATGATGGAATAC GTGCTGTACATCGAGTTCATTCCAAAAATACCCATCTTTCGACCAGACTAG